A genomic region of Trifolium pratense cultivar HEN17-A07 linkage group LG3, ARS_RC_1.1, whole genome shotgun sequence contains the following coding sequences:
- the LOC123915249 gene encoding uncharacterized protein LOC123915249, translated as MNEPIIEVREDFMLSPAGDSKPTLRTAHFLKPIANTIQEPANEFNQFSSSSVSELKEWHLTTHFHGWRYQQEKWLSWVDKLQPKYESLWRNAGIFQSIMSTKCYIHRSLSLLIGVVEKWCSETNTFVFPFGEATITLEDIMVLGGYPVLGDPIFISLKDQEMREVEKKLMLARQQLTTNQKTGGQATTSMWMDMFIDKGSEIEHEAFLSTWLSIYVFPHKFCVKNCLFSIAVHLARGNSIALAPAVLASIYKDLSLFKKTIDGLSKYPVSGDRFPLEVTLPSPFYLVQIWVWERFKNLQPQPMSINYGYPLLFRWHKVKALKINDVKLALDSAIDDFLWRPYVRYADKCEMFYPNDEIWIPFKKDLVDEQMLSFFISSRISELVGFESIEQYLPHRVSMQFGMDQDIPSYVARFNATNAIAWENYCRPISDKKLYFPARLFEADVTTHYTKWWKQLIFGHSDFVKNIVRKKRTLPSRIRRSFVRKANTRGNDIGVPPGFPPNLVDFLTFENSCDSGSKNSVHDCSPMTSHNTLVPSIYLEDSNLVSKDNIELSVGSLEEGFKDANGSKEADMSSDKIFLSETNGKSCSNAIRKNVSSSNNITATQHNVQFLSDNVTQVEAKETVEEKEREENDHEVVVLSKEQYLKIQEELARLARQQEEMLRLMQLREKKDEELRQLLTSFLRNQQPPPSSS; from the coding sequence ATGAATGAACCCATCATTGAGGTTAGGGAAGATTTCATGCTTTCACCAGCTGGTGACAGTAAACCAACTTTAAGAACAGCCCATTTTCTCAAACCTATTGCAAACACCATTCAAGAACCAGCTAATGAGTTTAACCAATTTTCATCATCTTCTGTTTCTGAACTAAAGGAGTGGCATTTAACAACCCATTTTCATGGGTGGCGATACCAACAAGAGAAATGGCTTAGTTGGGTTGATAAACTTCAACCAAAGTACGAATCTTTGTGGAGGAATGCTGGAATCTTCCAATCGATAATGAGTACTAAATGCTACATACATAGAAGTTTAAGCTTGCTGATTGGAGTTGTCGAGAAATGGTGTTCCGAGACAAATACATTCGTGTTTCCATTTGGTGAGGCGACAATCACTTTGGAAGATATCATGGTTTTAGGGGGTTACCCTGTTCTTGGTGATCCTATTTTCATATCACTTAAAGATCAAGAAATGAGAGAGGTGGAAAAGAAATTGATGCTTGCAAGACAACAACTTACTACTAATCAGAAAACCGGAGGTCAGGCAACAACATCAATGTGGATGGATATGTTCATTGACAAAGGTagtgaaattgaacatgaaGCATTTCTTTCTACATGGTTGTCAATTTATGTTTTTCCTCACAAATTTTGTGTGAAAAATTGTCTATTTTCTATTGCTGTTCATCTTGCTAGAGGAAATTCTATTGCTTTGGCACCAGCTGTTTTGGCCAGCATATATAAAGATTTAAGTTTGTTTAAGAAAACAATAGATGGTTTGTCAAAATATCCTGTTAGTGGTGATAGGTTTCCTTTAGAAGTTACCCTTCCATCGCCCTTTTACTTGGTACAAATTTGGGTGTGGGAGAGGTTCAAAAATTTACAACCACAACCCATGTCGATCAACTATGGATACCCTTTATTATTTAGGTGGCATAAGGTCAAGGCCTTGAAAATCAACGATGTTAAGTTGGCATTAGACTCCGCTATCGATGATTTTCTTTGGCGTCCATATGTTAGATATGCTGATAAGTGTGAAATGTTTTATCCGAATGATGAAATTTGGATACCATTTAAGAAAGATTTGGTGGATGAACAAATGCTCTCATTTTTTATATCTTCGAGAATTTCTGAGCTTGTTGGATTTGAATCCATAGAACAGTATCTGCCGCATAGAGTTTCTATGCAATTTGGAATGGATCAAGATATTCCAAGTTATGTGGCTAGATtcaatgcgactaatgccattGCTTGGGAAAACTACTGCAGGCCTATATCTGATAAAAAATTGTACTTTCCGGCAAGACTTTTTGAAGCAGATGTTACTACACATTATACTAAGTGGTGGAAGCAATTGATATTTGGTCACAGCGATTTTGTTAAGAATATTGTGCGGAAGAAGAGAACTCTACCTTCAAGAATACGTAGATCTTTTGTACGAAAAGCTAACACCCGTGGTAATGATATTGGTGTTCCACCTGGCTTTCCTCCCAATCTTGTCGACTTTCTTACTTTTGAAAATTCTTGTGATTCTGGTTCAAAAAATTCTGTTCATGATTGTTCACCAATGACAAGTCATAATACTCTTGTTCCTTCCATATATCTTGAAGATTCCAACCTTGTTTCAAAAGATAACATTGAACTTTCAGTAGGAAGTTTGGAGGAAGGTTTTAAAGATGCAAATGGGAGCAAGGAAGCTGATATGTCTAgtgacaaaatatttttatctgAGACTAACGGAAAAAGTTGTAGCAATGCCATCCGAAAAAATGTCTCTTCATCTAACAACATTACCGCTACTCAGCATAATGTTCAATTTCTCTCTGATAATGTTACTCAAGTTGAAGCTAAAGAAAcggttgaagaaaaagaaagagaagaaaatgatCATGAAGTTGTGGTTTTGTCAAAAGAGCAATACTTGAAGATTCAGGAGGAACTCGCGCGTTTGGCAAGACAACAGGAAGAGATGTTACGGTTAATGCAGTTGAGGGAGAAGAAGGATGAAGAGTTGAGGCAACTCCTCACTAGTTTTCTAAGGAATCAACAACCACCACCATCATCTTCTTGA
- the LOC123915250 gene encoding uncharacterized protein LOC123915250 translates to MVLGGYPVLGDPIFISLEDQEMREVEKKLMLARQQLTTNQKTGAQATTSLWMDMFIDKGSEIEHEAFLSTWLSIYVFPHKFCVKNCLFSIAVHLARGNSIALAPAVLASIYKDLSLLKKTIDGLSKYPVSGDRFPLEVTLPSPFYLVQIWVWERFKNLQPQPLSIDYGYPLLFRWHKVKALKINDVKLALDSAIDDFLWRPYVRYADKCEMFYPNDEIWIPFKKDLVDEQMLSFFISSRVSELVGFDSIEQYLPNRVAMQFGMDQDIPSYVARFNATNAIAWENYCRPISDKKLYFPARLFEADVTTHYAKWWKQLIFGHSDFVKNIVRKKRTLPSRIRRSFVRKANTRGNDIGVPPGFPPNLVDFLTFENSCDSGSKNSVHDCSPMTSHNTLVPSIYLEDSNLVSKDNMELSVGSLEEGFKDANGSKEADMSSDKIFLSETNGKSCSNAIRKNVSSSNNITATQHDVQFLSDNVTQVEAKETVEEKEREENDHEVVVLSKEQYLKIQEELARLARQQEEMLPLMQLREKKDEELRKLLTSVLRNQPPPSSSS, encoded by the coding sequence ATGGTTTTAGGGGGTTACCCTGTTCTTGGTGATCCTATTTTCATATCACTTGAAGATCAAGAAATGAGAGAGGTGGAAAAGAAATTGATGCTTGCAAGACAACAACTTACTACTAATCAGAAAACCGGAGCTCAAGCAACAACATCATTGTGGATGGATATGTTCATTGACAAAGGTagtgaaattgaacatgaaGCATTTCTTTCTACATGGTTGTCAATTTATGTTTTTCCTCACAAATTTTGTGTGAAAAATTGTCTATTTTCTATTGCTGTTCATCTTGCTAGAGGAAATTCTATTGCTTTGGCACCAGCTGTTTTGGCCAGCATATATAAAGATTTAAGTTTGCTTAAGAAAACAATAGATGGTTTGTCAAAATATCCTGTTAGTGGTGATAGGTTTCCTTTAGAAGTTACCCTTCCATCGCCTTTTTACTTGGTACAAATTTGGGTGTGGGAGAGGTTCAAAAATTTACAACCACAACCCCTGTCAATCGACTATGGATACCCTTTATTATTTAGGTGGCATAAGGTCAAGGCCTTGAAAATCAACGATGTTAAGTTGGCATTAGACTCCGCTATCGATGATTTTCTTTGGCGTCCATATGTTAGATATGCTGATAAGTGTGAAATGTTTTATCCGAATGATGAAATTTGGATACCATTTAAGAAAGATTTGGTGGATGAGCAAATGCTCTCATTTTTTATATCTTCTAGAGTTTCTGAGCTTGTTGGATTTGACTCCATAGAACAGTATTTGCCGAATAGAGTTGCTATGCAATTTGGAATGGATCAAGATATTCCAAGTTATGTGGCTAGATtcaatgcgactaatgccattGCTTGGGAAAACTACTGCAGGCCTATAtctgataaaaaattgtattttccGGCAAGACTTTTTGAAGCAGATGTTACTACACATTATGCTAAGTGGTGGAAGCAATTGATATTTGGTCACAGCGATTTTGTTAAGAATATTGTGCGGAAGAAGAGAACTCTACCTTCAAGAATACGTAGATCTTTTGTACGAAAAGCTAACACCCGTGGTAATGATATTGGTGTTCCACCTGGCTTTCCTCCCAATCTTGTCGACTTTCTTACTTTTGAAAATTCTTGTGATTCTGGTTCAAAAAATTCTGTTCATGATTGTTCACCAATGACAAGTCATAACACTCTTGTTCCTTCCATATATCTTGAAGATTCTAACCTTGTTTCAAAAGATAACATGGAACTTTCAGTAGGAAGTTTGGAGGAAGGTTTTAAAGATGCAAATGGGAGCAAGGAAGCTGATATGTCTAgtgacaaaatatttttatctgAGACTAACGGAAAAAGTTGTAGCAATGCCATCCGAAAAAATGTCTCTTCATCTAACAACATTACCGCTACTCAGCATGATGTTCAATTTCTCTCTGATAATGTTACTCAAGTTGAAGCTAAAGAAAcggttgaagaaaaagaaagagaagaaaatgatCATGAAGTTGTGGTTTTGTCAAAAGAGCAATACTTGAAGATTCAGGAGGAACTCGCGCGTTTGGCAAGACAACAGGAAGAGATGTTACCGTTAATGCAGTTGAGGGAGAAGAAGGATGAAGAGTTGAGGAAACTCCTCACTAGTGTTCTAAGGAATcaaccaccaccatcatcatcttcttaa
- the LOC123917174 gene encoding probable serine/threonine-protein kinase PBL23: protein MSCFHCCAPSQERINKKSLKKSIKEYHNAKTLTSFANITDSGKRRFIAEEIAKLGKGNPTSKIFSYRELCATTQNFHYTNMIGEGGFGRVYKGTIKNTDQVVAVKQLDRNGFQGNREFLVEVLILSLLHHPNLVNLVGYCAEGDQRVLVYEYMPNGSLEDHLLDLAPGIKPLDWKTRMKIAAGAAKGLEYLHEQANPPVIYRDFKASNILLDENYNPKLSDFGLAKLGPTGDKTHVSTRVMGTYGYCAPEYASTGQLTTKSDVYSFGVVFLEIITGRRVIDNSRPSEEQNLVIWAQPLLKDRKKFTQMADPLLENKYPIKSLYQALAVAAMCLQEEADTRPLISDVVTALEFLAKKKDDDGEKVSKDQSFSSQSESDNGNNESNEVKNDDDNDDDEEEEDEDGDDDDDDDDDDEDDDGDSHNNKVKITRRHSQ from the exons ATGAGTTGTTTTCATTGTTGTGCACCTTCACAAGAAAGAATCAACAAGAAGTCATTGAAGAAAAGTATTAAGGAATACCATAATGCAAAAACATTAACCTCATTTGCCAATATAACTG aTAGTGGAAAGAGAAGGTTCATAGCAGAAGAGATAGCAAAGCTTGGAAAAGGAAATCCTACCTCTAAGATTTTTTCGTATCGCGAACTATGTGCTACAACTCAGAATTTTCACTATACCAATATGATTGGAGAAGGAGGCTTCGGAAGGGTATACAAAGGAACAATTAAAAACACAGATCAA GTTGTTGCTGTGAAGCAACTTGACAGAAATGGATTTCAAGGGAATAGAGAATTTCTTGTAGAGGTTTTGATTTTGAGTCTTTTGCATCATCCTAACCTTGTCAATTTAGTAGGGTATTGTGCTGAAGGTGATCAAAGGGTTTTGGTATATGAATATATGCCAAATGGTTCCTTAGAAGATCACTTGCTTG ATTTAGCTCCTGGTATAAAGCCTTTGGACTGGAAGACAAGAATGAAAATTGCAGCAGGAGCAGCAAAAGGGCTTGAATATTTACACGAACAAGCAAACCCTCCGGTGATATATCGCGATTTCAAAGCATCAAATATACTATTAGATGAAAACTACAATCCAAAGCTTTCTGACTTTGGACTTGCAAAGCTCGGTCCGACCGGTGATAAAACACATGTATCGACAAGAGTGATGGGAACTTATGGCTATTGTGCTCCAGAGTATGCATCAACAGGGCAATTAACTACAAAATCAGATGTGTATAGTTTCGGAGTCGTGTTTTTGGAGATTATCACAGGAAGAAGAGTCATTGACAATTCAAGACCATCAGAAGAGCAAAATTTAGTCATTTGG GCACAACCTCTTCTAAAAGACAGAAAGAAATTCACACAAATGGCAGATCCATTGCTAGAAAATAAATACCCTATAAAGAGTCTATACCAAGCTCTAGCTGTTGCAGCAATGTGTCTCCAAGAAGAAGCCGATACTCGGCCTTTAATCAGTGATGTAGTTACAGCTCTTGAATTTTTAGCAAAGAAGAAAGATGATGATggagaaaaggtttcaaaagaTCAGTCTTTTTCTTCCCAAAGTGAAAGTGATAATGGAAACAATGAATCTAATGAAGTAAAGAATGatgatgacaacgacgatgacgaagaagaagaggatgagGATGGTGATGACGACGAcgatgatgacgatgatgatgaagacGATGATGGCGATAgtcataataataaagttaaaattaCAAGAAGACACAGTCAATGA
- the LOC123915251 gene encoding uncharacterized protein LOC123915251: protein MEVKEDFMTSPAGDSKPTFRTAHFLKPIANPIEEPTFNLNTSSSCSVFEPKERSLKIHFNGWRYPHTKWVTWVDQLKPKYESVWKKAGIFEAIMSTKSHIIKNQDLVYGVVEKWCCETNTFVFPFGEATITLEDIMVLGGYPPFGNPVFTSLENEEMRGREEAHHCYTGEDCKQVSTFDIDVDGYFYCSLFPIAVCLARGNPIALAPAVLASLYKDLSMFKKTIVDLKKCPDKFHLVLDINLQSPFYLVQVWVWERFKNLQPQPNSIKNGDHVLFKWHNVKPLKIENVRFELDSAMDDFLWRPYVRYADKCRVFYPDDEIVVPFKKELMDEQMLSFVICLRVSELVGFESIEQYLPHRVAMQFGLDQDLPGYVSRFNATKDIAWKSYSRPFSDSDKSLYFPSRSFEADVTTRYANWWEKSVLRPQGFVKNVVPQKRSATTSSKCRPHSKIPHPIPKLVGCTVTIGKSCGYGSKTSKGYNNTVSDDVPSNFLPKLSKTRLSENYVQDCLKAGENIDAGASSSLPPKQNTLTPSIYVENCKHVLEDGNESKEVWLSSDIICESGTQEGRYTDLCEVIVAELEERVSRPERVHRELKKAWLLLRRNMTETDFKAIRAFVVEVWSHLKT from the exons ATGGAGGTCAAGGAAGATTTCATGACTTCTCCTGCTGGTGACAGTAAACCCACTTTCAGAACTGCCCATTTTCTTAAACCCATTGCAAACCCCATTGAAGAACCAACTTTTAACCTCAACACATCATCTTCTTGTTCTGTTTTTGAACCAAAAGAACGGTCTTTGAAGATCCATTTCAACGGGTGGCGCTACCCACACACCAAATGGGTTACTTGGGTAGATCAACTTAAACCCAAGTATGAATCAGTGTGGAAGAAAGCTGGAATCTTTGAAGCTATTATGAGTACTAAGAGTcacataattaaaaatcaaGACTTGGTTTATGGGGTTGTTGAGAAATGGTGTTGTGAGACAAATACATTTGTGTTTCCATTTGGTGAGGCAACTATCACTTTGGAGGATATCATGGTTTTGGGGGGTTACCCTCCCTTTGGTAATCCTGTTTTCACATCACTTGAAAATGAGGAAATGAGAGGTAGAGAAGAAGCTCATCATTGCTATACAGGAGAGGACTGTAAACAGGTTAGTACCTTCGACATCGATGTGGATGGATACTTTTATTG TTCTTTGTTTCCTATTGCTGTTTGTCTTGCTAGAGGGAACCCAATTGCTTTGGCACCTGCTGTTTTGGCTAGCTTATATAAGGATTTGAGTATGTTTAAGAAAACCATTGTTGATTTGAAAAAATGTCCTGATAAATTTCACTTGGTGTTGGATATTAATCTACAATCACCCTTTTACTTAGTTCAAGTTTGGgtttgggagaggttcaaaaaTTTGCAACCACAGCCAAACTCGATAAAAAATGGAGACCATGTATTGTTCAAATGGCATAATGTTAAAcccttgaaaattgaaaatgtgaGGTTTGAATTAGATTCAGCTATGGATGATTTTCTTTGGCGTCCGTATGTTCGATATGCTGATAAGTGTAGAGTGTTTTATCCAGATGATGAAATTGTGGTACCATTTAAGAAAGAGTTGATGGATGAACAAATGCTCTCATTTGTCATATGCCTGCGAGTTTCTGAGCTAGTTGGATTTGAATCTATAGAGCAATATTTACCACATAGAGTTGCTATGCAATTTGGATTGGATCAAGATCTTCCAGGTTACGTGTCTAGATTCAATGCGACTAAAGACATTGCTTGGAAATCTTACAGCAGACCCTTCTCTGATTCTgataaaagtttatattttcCATCTAGATCTTTTGAGGCTGATGTTACCACGCGTTATGCGAATTGGTGGGAAAAATCGGTATTACGTCCTCAGGGTTTCGTTAAGAACGTTGTTCcccagaagagaagtgcaacaACTTCATCAAAATGTAGACCGCATTCTAAGATTCCACATCCTATTCCTAAACTTGTTGGTTGCACTGTTACTATTGGAAAATCTTGTGGTTATGGTTCAAAAACTAGCAAGGGTTATAATAATACAGTTAGTGATGATGTTCCTTCTAATTTTCTTCCTAAACTTTCGAAAACTAGGCTCTCTGAAAATTATGTTCAAGATTGTTTGAAAGCTGGTGAAAATATTGATGCTGGTGCTTCTTCAAGTTTACCTCCAAAACAGAACACTCTGACTCCTTCGATATATGTTGAGAATTGTAAGCATGTGTTGGAGGATGGAAATGAGAGCAAAGAAGTATGGCTGTCAAGTGACATAATCTGCGAATCCGGGACTCAAGAAGGAAGATACACCGATTTATGTGAAGTAATCGTAGCAGAACTTGAAGAAAGGGTTAGCCGACCCGAAAGAGTGCATAGAGAACTAAAGAAAGCATG GTTGTTACTGAGAAGAAACATGACAGAAACGGATTTCAAGGCAATAAGGGCTTTTGTTGTAGAGGTTTGGTCACATTTGAAAACATGA